One window of Agrobacterium tumefaciens genomic DNA carries:
- a CDS encoding PhzF family phenazine biosynthesis protein codes for MVELVAGLIDVFADAPLTGNPLAVVQDADDLTDDAMRRIAGEFNQAETTFILRSARADWKLRSFTASGAEVFGAGHNALGAWLWLGEHGNLGSLTTARTLQQEIGQDVLPIELELIAGRVHGRMLQAPLRLSDALSDVAPLADALGLGLGDILSEPAPRPADTGAAHLMVRVRNAGTVDEARPDAGKLLAVLRKTAAEGCYVYAFDAGASNTAYARFFNPTVGLWEDSATGTAAGPLAAYLAATGNLRNNELVIEQGTKMGRRSILHIRLKPEPELSGTGIVVLRGVIRL; via the coding sequence ATGGTCGAACTGGTCGCAGGTCTCATTGATGTCTTCGCAGATGCGCCATTGACCGGCAATCCGCTCGCGGTGGTGCAGGACGCCGACGACCTTACCGATGATGCGATGCGGCGGATCGCCGGTGAATTCAATCAGGCCGAGACCACCTTCATACTTCGGAGCGCACGTGCCGATTGGAAACTGCGGTCGTTCACCGCCAGCGGCGCGGAAGTATTCGGTGCGGGCCACAACGCCCTCGGTGCGTGGCTTTGGCTAGGAGAACATGGAAATCTCGGTTCGCTGACGACCGCCCGAACCCTTCAGCAGGAGATCGGTCAGGATGTTCTTCCGATCGAGCTCGAATTGATCGCCGGCCGCGTCCACGGCCGCATGCTCCAGGCGCCGCTGCGCTTGTCGGACGCGCTCAGTGATGTCGCGCCTCTCGCCGACGCTCTTGGCCTCGGTCTGGGCGACATTCTGTCAGAACCGGCGCCACGTCCCGCCGACACCGGTGCGGCTCATCTGATGGTGCGCGTTCGCAATGCCGGCACGGTTGACGAGGCGCGACCCGATGCCGGCAAGCTGCTCGCCGTTCTGAGAAAGACGGCGGCGGAAGGGTGTTATGTCTATGCGTTCGATGCCGGAGCATCGAACACTGCCTACGCCCGGTTCTTCAATCCAACTGTTGGTCTGTGGGAGGATTCGGCGACCGGAACCGCCGCTGGCCCGCTGGCGGCGTATCTTGCAGCTACGGGAAACCTCAGGAACAACGAATTGGTGATCGAACAAGGTACCAAGATGGGCCGCCGCAGCATTCTGCATATCCGGCTGAAGCCCGAACCGGAACTCTCCGGGACAGGCATTGTCGTGTTGAGAGGCGTGATCCGGCTTTAA
- a CDS encoding ABC transporter permease: MDDSQRSVHSGAFNSRDAPRLSFPGCQTQRRGSREDGGIVSKQAVSTTIGHSVPSYRPLALLSAFAVRVGPLVALVTVWQVACDFGAVRPVLLPAPSTIVRTIWNMTLSGELAEHVAVSSARVLQGFGIAAVLALALGIVMGLIGPLNRLADLMVQVLKPIPPIAWIPLSILWFGIGEEAKIFIIVLGAFFPILVSTLDAVHQTDVRYVELARVLEVPRLNFIRQVMIPGALPQIMSGLRLGITMSWMCVVAAELIAASSGIGFLIMDGRVMSNASVVLAGMITLGVLGKLTDDALRFAERRLVRWRAGFSGL; encoded by the coding sequence TTGGATGACAGCCAACGGTCTGTCCATTCTGGTGCGTTCAATTCGAGAGACGCCCCTCGGCTCTCATTTCCTGGATGCCAAACGCAACGTCGTGGCAGCCGGGAGGACGGAGGAATCGTGAGTAAGCAAGCTGTCTCTACCACCATTGGTCATTCAGTTCCGTCGTATCGCCCGTTAGCGCTCCTCTCTGCGTTCGCCGTTCGAGTGGGGCCGCTTGTGGCGCTCGTCACCGTTTGGCAGGTGGCATGTGATTTTGGAGCCGTGCGACCCGTGTTGCTGCCGGCCCCATCAACCATCGTTCGCACCATATGGAACATGACATTGAGTGGGGAGCTTGCCGAGCATGTGGCGGTAAGCAGCGCCCGTGTGCTCCAAGGGTTCGGCATCGCCGCTGTGCTCGCCCTCGCGCTTGGCATCGTTATGGGGCTCATCGGGCCCTTGAACCGGCTGGCTGATCTAATGGTGCAGGTGTTAAAACCCATCCCGCCTATTGCCTGGATCCCGCTGTCCATCCTGTGGTTCGGTATTGGGGAGGAGGCCAAAATTTTCATCATCGTCCTCGGCGCCTTTTTTCCCATTTTAGTAAGCACTCTTGACGCTGTCCATCAGACTGATGTCCGCTATGTGGAACTAGCTCGGGTGCTGGAAGTGCCACGGCTCAACTTCATCCGTCAGGTGATGATCCCCGGCGCCCTGCCGCAGATCATGTCGGGGCTCAGGCTCGGCATCACCATGTCTTGGATGTGTGTTGTGGCAGCCGAGCTGATCGCAGCTTCGAGTGGCATCGGATTCCTCATCATGGACGGCCGCGTAATGTCGAATGCCAGCGTTGTGCTTGCGGGAATGATTACCCTCGGCGTCCTTGGCAAGCTGACCGACGATGCCTTACGCTTCGCTGAGCGACGTCTGGTGCGCTGGCGCGCCGGCTTTAGCGGGTTATGA
- a CDS encoding ABC transporter ATP-binding protein yields the protein MRGDMTAAAFPATPPAATDHTLLVQGVSKSFSRPDGSEVRALDHVDLVVRDGSVTCIIGASGCGKSTLLRIVAGLEPQFGGTVLLGGRPLKGPGLDRGIVFQDHRLVPWMTVEANIAFSLHRLPKAEQRRVVTEKLKLVGLEGFGRSYPHQLSGGMAQRVAIARALAHQPELLLLDEPFGALDALTRLQMQDEVLRIRHTDNLTTVLITHDIEEAIYLADEIVVFSDRPGRVRARFTVELPHPRDRGDPAFARLRHELHAQFFHHRN from the coding sequence ATGAGGGGTGATATGACCGCTGCCGCATTCCCTGCAACACCCCCCGCCGCTACCGATCATACGCTGCTGGTCCAGGGCGTCTCCAAAAGCTTCAGTCGGCCTGACGGGTCGGAAGTGCGTGCTCTGGACCATGTGGATCTCGTTGTACGGGACGGCAGCGTCACCTGCATCATCGGTGCAAGCGGCTGCGGCAAGAGTACCCTGTTGCGCATCGTCGCTGGCTTGGAACCACAGTTCGGCGGGACGGTGCTGCTGGGCGGTCGGCCGCTGAAGGGACCGGGCCTTGACCGAGGCATCGTGTTCCAGGACCACCGCCTCGTTCCCTGGATGACGGTGGAGGCTAACATCGCCTTCAGTCTCCACCGTTTGCCCAAGGCGGAGCAGCGGCGAGTCGTGACTGAGAAGTTGAAGCTGGTGGGCCTTGAAGGATTTGGGCGGTCCTATCCGCACCAACTGTCCGGTGGTATGGCGCAGCGCGTCGCCATCGCGCGCGCGCTTGCGCACCAGCCGGAGTTACTGCTGCTGGACGAGCCCTTCGGTGCGCTCGATGCGCTGACCCGCCTCCAGATGCAGGACGAGGTGCTGCGCATCCGCCATACTGACAATCTGACCACCGTGCTCATCACTCATGACATCGAGGAGGCCATCTATCTCGCAGACGAGATCGTGGTGTTCTCTGATCGTCCCGGCCGTGTACGGGCGCGGTTTACCGTGGAGCTGCCCCATCCGCGCGACCGCGGCGATCCCGCCTTCGCCCGTCTGCGCCATGAGTTGCATGCCCAGTTTTTCCACCACCGCAATTAG
- a CDS encoding aliphatic sulfonate ABC transporter substrate-binding protein, whose product MLKKNIAKTATALVAAALLWAGSAAAETVNIGFMPFVPYSAILLAKQKGWVDEEFTKAGLKDVEIKWHQFAGGPPVNEAFASGALDIAALGDTPSLIAFANGIDTRFVGLACKGAKAEALIVLKDSSVKTVKDLKGKKVATLRGGNVHELLVLVLAEAGLKISDVEFLNLGLQDMGIALTKGDVDAVLVWEPLLTKLDSEGVSRTLRDGAGLKSNLNPIVALGSFAAKHPDVLKAYLQAVKRGAEALRSDPAGSAQVLAPVVGLTPKQTELAFSRFEWKPTVTEADQAELADSVKFLLDNHFIRQTFEVSSFADQAFFNF is encoded by the coding sequence ATGCTAAAAAAAAACATTGCCAAAACTGCCACTGCCTTGGTCGCCGCCGCACTTCTCTGGGCCGGTTCCGCTGCAGCGGAGACCGTAAACATTGGATTCATGCCGTTCGTGCCTTATTCCGCCATCCTCCTGGCCAAACAAAAAGGTTGGGTAGATGAGGAGTTTACCAAGGCCGGCTTGAAGGACGTGGAGATAAAGTGGCACCAGTTCGCGGGCGGTCCGCCGGTGAACGAGGCCTTCGCCTCGGGCGCTCTCGACATTGCCGCGCTGGGCGACACGCCCTCCCTCATCGCCTTCGCCAATGGCATCGATACTCGCTTTGTGGGCCTCGCCTGCAAGGGGGCCAAGGCTGAGGCGCTGATAGTGCTCAAGGACAGTTCGGTGAAGACAGTGAAGGACTTGAAGGGCAAGAAGGTCGCTACCCTGCGCGGCGGCAATGTACATGAGCTGCTGGTACTGGTGCTGGCCGAGGCCGGCCTGAAGATTTCCGACGTTGAGTTTCTCAATCTTGGCCTGCAGGACATGGGCATTGCCCTCACCAAGGGCGACGTCGATGCCGTCCTGGTGTGGGAACCGCTACTTACCAAATTGGACAGCGAGGGTGTCTCGCGTACCCTGCGAGACGGCGCCGGCCTGAAGAGTAACCTCAACCCGATAGTCGCCTTAGGCAGCTTCGCCGCCAAGCATCCGGATGTGCTGAAGGCCTATTTGCAGGCGGTAAAGCGCGGGGCCGAGGCATTGCGCTCTGATCCGGCCGGTTCAGCCCAGGTCCTCGCGCCGGTAGTAGGCCTGACGCCAAAGCAGACTGAGCTCGCCTTCTCCCGTTTCGAGTGGAAACCGACCGTAACCGAGGCGGACCAGGCAGAGCTGGCGGATTCCGTGAAGTTCCTCCTGGACAACCACTTCATCAGGCAAACGTTCGAAGTCTCCAGCTTCGCGGATCAGGCCTTTTTCAATTTCTAA
- a CDS encoding LLM class flavin-dependent oxidoreductase, with product MLMGVRQVFGLGLMISDPITTADLVTVARTAEKAGFTTLTIGGRETILDPTTILAALAARTEQIGLVAAVNVDTALPYDFARRLASLDHLSSGRAGWKPYSTADEPEEARIAEFVHAVSHLLDSWDDDAALYDKESGIYVDISKVHRLDHIGEYYRVAGPLDIPRAPQGRPVLVREVLAADLAEGAWPTADIIEIVPVPGQSTNKPLAPRAEGNTTLLSIVADTNDLASMHALLNDGDVDGATVRVAPRIDAVARAARDIGLWSKPRGSNLRDTLGLSRPESLFALRRNGVSA from the coding sequence ATGTTGATGGGCGTTCGCCAAGTATTCGGGCTTGGGCTGATGATATCAGACCCAATCACTACGGCAGATCTTGTTACGGTCGCCCGAACGGCTGAGAAGGCGGGATTCACGACACTGACTATCGGGGGCAGGGAAACCATCCTGGATCCAACAACAATCCTGGCCGCGCTGGCGGCCAGGACCGAGCAGATCGGGCTGGTTGCGGCGGTGAACGTCGATACGGCTCTGCCTTATGATTTTGCACGCCGTCTGGCGTCTCTTGATCACCTCTCGAGTGGACGGGCAGGCTGGAAGCCATATTCGACTGCCGATGAGCCTGAAGAAGCCCGGATCGCGGAGTTCGTGCATGCCGTCAGCCACCTCCTGGACAGCTGGGATGACGATGCCGCCCTTTACGACAAGGAGAGTGGAATTTATGTCGACATCAGCAAGGTTCATCGGCTCGATCACATCGGGGAATATTATAGGGTAGCTGGCCCGCTCGATATACCACGCGCCCCTCAAGGTCGACCGGTCCTGGTTCGAGAGGTCCTCGCTGCCGATCTTGCCGAAGGCGCATGGCCCACGGCGGACATCATTGAAATCGTTCCGGTCCCCGGTCAGAGCACGAACAAGCCCCTCGCACCTCGTGCCGAGGGAAATACCACCCTTCTAAGTATCGTTGCAGACACTAACGATCTCGCGTCGATGCATGCACTGCTCAACGATGGGGACGTTGATGGAGCAACTGTCCGTGTAGCGCCACGGATCGATGCCGTCGCGCGGGCAGCGAGAGATATTGGGTTATGGTCAAAGCCGCGCGGAAGCAATTTGCGTGACACGCTTGGGTTATCTCGTCCGGAAAGCCTGTTTGCCCTTAGAAGAAATGGAGTTTCCGCATGA
- a CDS encoding LLM class flavin-dependent oxidoreductase, whose protein sequence is MTSRPLALLVNPLLCGHHEAAWRTERAQPERIHSLDYFQQLARTAERGRFDAVFMADFFIFNPAVMYSPRWEVEPVTLLSAVAQATENLGFIATGSAIFSDPVEIARVFSTFDHATGGRAAWNIVTSGEPAAGANYGLDKPIPHAERYELGARNTEQVLAYWDGAPVPDDVAPIARPVQGRPVLVQAGSSATGRDFAARFAELVFSAQWNFEAGRDFRNDLRRRAVTHGRNPDDVRLILGLSFVIGSTEAEARSKKKALDDLILPHASHSWLQSFGIDLTAFDFDEPLPRTLGNIDLYEGIKSRFSVISSLVDSTSPLTIRQLASALAGSRGHHLVIGTPEQIADAAETWFLGGATDGFMVMPHELPAEFELFVDEVIPILRRRGLVDRDYRGHTLRENLGLPISPSAPSWAFQT, encoded by the coding sequence ATGACCAGCCGTCCTCTCGCTCTTCTGGTCAATCCCCTGCTGTGCGGCCACCACGAGGCAGCCTGGCGGACGGAACGCGCACAGCCCGAGCGGATTCACAGTCTCGATTACTTCCAGCAACTCGCCCGGACTGCCGAACGTGGACGATTCGACGCCGTGTTCATGGCCGACTTTTTCATCTTCAATCCTGCGGTCATGTACAGCCCGCGTTGGGAAGTCGAGCCCGTCACGCTCTTGTCTGCGGTCGCTCAAGCAACCGAGAATCTCGGTTTCATCGCCACGGGCTCGGCGATCTTCTCCGATCCGGTTGAGATCGCCCGGGTCTTTTCGACCTTCGACCATGCCACGGGAGGCCGCGCTGCCTGGAACATCGTGACCTCGGGCGAGCCAGCGGCCGGTGCCAACTACGGCCTCGATAAGCCGATCCCCCATGCCGAGCGCTATGAATTGGGCGCGCGCAACACAGAACAGGTGCTCGCATACTGGGACGGCGCACCGGTCCCCGACGATGTTGCACCGATTGCCCGTCCGGTCCAGGGCCGCCCGGTTCTGGTGCAGGCCGGGTCTTCCGCCACGGGGCGAGATTTCGCGGCCCGTTTCGCCGAACTGGTGTTTAGCGCCCAATGGAATTTCGAAGCTGGCAGGGACTTCAGAAATGACCTTAGGCGCCGCGCCGTGACGCATGGCCGAAACCCCGATGATGTGCGTCTTATCCTGGGCCTCAGCTTTGTCATCGGCTCCACCGAGGCAGAGGCCCGCAGCAAGAAGAAGGCGCTTGACGACCTGATCCTGCCACACGCCTCTCATAGCTGGCTACAGAGTTTCGGTATCGACCTGACCGCGTTCGATTTCGACGAGCCCCTGCCGCGGACACTCGGGAACATCGATCTGTATGAGGGCATCAAGAGCCGCTTTTCGGTCATTTCATCCCTGGTTGACAGCACATCGCCACTAACCATCCGGCAACTGGCCAGCGCCTTGGCCGGAAGCCGCGGCCATCATCTTGTTATCGGCACGCCGGAACAAATCGCTGATGCGGCAGAAACCTGGTTTCTGGGAGGGGCGACGGACGGATTTATGGTGATGCCCCATGAATTGCCTGCGGAATTCGAGTTGTTTGTGGACGAGGTCATCCCGATCCTGCGTCGTCGAGGCCTCGTGGATCGCGATTATCGTGGACATACGCTTCGCGAGAACCTTGGGCTGCCCATCAGCCCGTCCGCGCCGTCATGGGCATTCCAGACATGA
- a CDS encoding SDR family oxidoreductase, producing MTYPSQIPNISKLFDLSGRRAVITGGARGIGRAIADGFLEVGADVVCIDRGWESSDLPADNRQIVTADLSDRSDLKRGFDEAVERLGGQIDVLVNNAGIWDDTPSLHMELEMWDRIIEVNLTAAFALSRHAARLMLPRGRGRIINIGSIRSLRGGHNAAAYAASKGGIALLTQTLSNEWAPSGLRVNAIAPGAMVTVLTEKLRHDPEVVTRFIERIPARRWGSPADVAGLAIFLASDASDYVTGAIIPCDGGFLAG from the coding sequence ATGACATATCCTTCGCAAATCCCCAACATCTCGAAGCTGTTTGACCTTTCCGGTCGGAGGGCCGTCATCACGGGCGGCGCTCGGGGGATCGGGCGCGCTATCGCTGACGGCTTCTTAGAAGTGGGAGCTGATGTCGTCTGCATCGACCGTGGATGGGAAAGCTCTGACCTCCCGGCCGATAACCGGCAGATTGTCACGGCCGATCTTAGCGACCGCAGCGACCTGAAGCGCGGATTCGATGAAGCTGTGGAGCGACTGGGGGGCCAGATCGATGTCCTTGTCAACAACGCAGGCATCTGGGACGACACGCCGTCGCTCCATATGGAGCTTGAGATGTGGGACAGGATCATCGAGGTCAATCTGACTGCGGCCTTCGCGCTGAGCAGGCATGCAGCCAGGCTGATGCTTCCCCGAGGCCGCGGACGAATAATAAACATTGGCTCCATCCGCAGTCTGAGGGGAGGCCACAATGCGGCTGCCTATGCAGCCAGCAAGGGAGGGATCGCCTTGCTCACTCAGACCTTGTCGAATGAATGGGCACCTTCAGGACTAAGGGTCAATGCCATAGCGCCCGGCGCTATGGTCACCGTCCTGACTGAAAAGCTGCGCCACGATCCTGAAGTGGTCACCCGCTTCATCGAGCGCATCCCTGCCAGAAGATGGGGATCGCCCGCCGATGTGGCGGGCCTGGCGATCTTCCTGGCCAGCGACGCCTCCGATTATGTCACTGGTGCAATCATCCCCTGCGACGGGGGGTTCCTTGCCGGTTAA
- a CDS encoding GMC family oxidoreductase, with product MKQVEADEFDFIVVGGGSAGAAVAARLAERADLRVLLLEAGRQQSGIRFRLPILTPFALAKEDAVWNFTTLPEPGLNGRELVWPRGRGLGGSSLINGMLWVRGDPVEYDLWAASGCTGWSYGDLLDFFKRSETYIPGDPASRGQRGAVTVTRHRPADPLSDAFLKACGNMQVSQQDDYNAGISEGAGYLQFNQRRGLRHGTDRAYLSPASRCANLTIREGAVANRILFEGKRAIGVEYRAADGLRCAIARREVVLSCGTVQSPKLLELSGIGDGEVLGRAGIVPLVHLPGVGENLRDHLNVRVGFRTRFRGTLNDVQHSYVWKVRAMLCWLARGGGPLSTIGATAHAFVRTRSDLERADVKIQMLHFSAPHNTGNISGRLDEFPGFSISTFVLRPNSTGSSHIRSGAAAEPPAIVANYLSHEEDLRSMLGAFRFINRIASDSVFDDLMVSRDNDLAGLQSDQDILEWAKTTGLTSYHPIGTCKMGTDSASVVDPRLRVIGVDGLRVVDASVMPTMPSSNTHGPTVMIGEKGAAMILEDSLS from the coding sequence TTGAAGCAAGTAGAAGCTGATGAATTCGATTTCATCGTCGTCGGAGGAGGATCCGCTGGCGCTGCCGTCGCTGCAAGATTGGCTGAGCGTGCGGACTTGCGGGTTCTGCTCCTGGAAGCTGGTCGACAGCAGTCCGGCATCCGGTTCCGGCTGCCGATATTGACTCCGTTCGCGCTTGCGAAAGAGGATGCAGTCTGGAACTTCACGACATTGCCTGAACCCGGCCTCAATGGCAGGGAACTTGTCTGGCCGCGCGGCAGGGGACTTGGGGGTTCCTCTCTCATCAATGGCATGCTCTGGGTACGGGGAGACCCGGTGGAGTATGACCTCTGGGCTGCCTCAGGCTGTACCGGCTGGTCTTATGGCGATCTGCTGGATTTCTTCAAGCGCAGCGAAACATACATTCCCGGTGATCCGGCGAGCAGAGGGCAGCGCGGGGCTGTGACGGTTACCAGGCACCGTCCAGCAGATCCTCTCTCTGATGCCTTCCTGAAGGCTTGCGGTAACATGCAGGTATCACAGCAGGATGATTACAATGCGGGTATTTCGGAAGGCGCAGGCTATCTCCAGTTCAACCAGCGCCGGGGATTGCGTCATGGCACAGACCGTGCCTATCTCTCGCCCGCCAGCAGGTGTGCTAACCTGACCATTCGCGAAGGCGCTGTTGCAAACCGCATCCTCTTCGAAGGGAAGAGAGCGATCGGGGTGGAGTATCGCGCGGCTGATGGCCTGAGATGTGCCATCGCACGGCGGGAGGTCGTTCTATCCTGCGGCACCGTCCAATCCCCGAAGCTGCTTGAGCTTTCGGGTATAGGGGACGGTGAGGTGCTTGGCCGGGCAGGTATCGTGCCACTGGTGCACCTCCCGGGCGTCGGAGAAAATCTGCGCGATCACCTTAATGTGCGCGTCGGATTTCGTACCCGTTTCCGCGGCACCCTGAATGATGTCCAACACAGCTACGTCTGGAAGGTACGCGCCATGCTTTGCTGGCTTGCGCGAGGCGGCGGTCCCCTATCTACCATAGGGGCGACAGCCCATGCATTTGTGAGAACCCGGTCGGACCTCGAACGGGCGGACGTGAAAATCCAGATGCTGCATTTCAGTGCACCCCACAATACCGGAAATATCAGCGGACGTCTGGATGAGTTTCCCGGCTTCAGCATCTCGACGTTCGTCCTGAGGCCGAATTCGACGGGTTCCAGCCACATCCGGTCGGGCGCCGCCGCGGAGCCGCCGGCGATCGTTGCGAACTACCTTTCACACGAGGAGGATCTCCGCTCGATGCTCGGTGCCTTTCGATTCATCAACAGAATTGCCTCGGATTCGGTCTTTGATGATCTTATGGTCTCACGGGACAACGACCTCGCGGGTCTGCAGAGCGATCAGGACATCCTGGAATGGGCAAAAACAACCGGTCTGACGTCCTACCATCCCATCGGAACGTGCAAGATGGGTACGGATTCCGCAAGCGTCGTCGATCCGAGACTGAGAGTGATCGGTGTTGACGGACTGAGAGTCGTTGATGCGTCCGTCATGCCGACAATGCCATCCTCCAACACGCACGGACCCACCGTCATGATTGGGGAGAAGGGGGCGGCAATGATCCTGGAGGATAGTTTGTCGTGA
- a CDS encoding haloalkane dehalogenase, translating to MKEHRHMTEKSPHSAFGDGAKAYDVPAFGLQIHTVEHGSGAPIVFLHGNPTSSYLWRHIFRRLHGHGRLLAVDLIGYGQSSKPDIEYTLENQQRYVDAWFDALDLRNVTLVLQDYGAAFGLNWASRNPDRVRAVAFFEPVLRNIDSVDLSPEFVTRRAKLRQPGEGEIFVQQENRFLTELFPWFFLTPLAPEDLRQYQTPFPTPHSRKAILAGPRNLPVDGEPASTVAFLEQAVNWLNTSDTPKLLLTFKPGFLLTDAILKWSQVTIRNLEIEAAGAGIHFVQEEQPETIARLLDAWLTRIAGN from the coding sequence TTGAAGGAACACCGTCACATGACTGAGAAATCACCACATTCCGCCTTTGGTGACGGCGCGAAAGCGTATGATGTGCCGGCATTCGGCCTGCAAATCCACACGGTTGAACATGGTTCAGGTGCGCCAATCGTCTTTCTCCACGGCAATCCCACGAGTTCCTATCTGTGGCGCCACATATTCCGCCGTCTCCATGGACACGGTCGGCTATTGGCCGTCGATCTGATCGGGTACGGCCAATCTAGCAAGCCTGATATCGAATACACATTGGAGAATCAGCAGCGTTACGTTGACGCTTGGTTCGACGCCCTCGACCTAAGGAATGTGACGCTGGTTCTGCAGGATTATGGCGCAGCGTTTGGACTAAACTGGGCCAGCCGGAATCCAGACCGCGTCCGAGCCGTGGCCTTTTTCGAGCCAGTGTTACGGAACATTGATTCGGTGGATCTGTCACCGGAATTCGTCACCCGCCGGGCGAAGCTGCGCCAACCGGGCGAAGGTGAAATCTTCGTTCAGCAGGAAAACCGCTTCCTGACTGAGCTTTTCCCCTGGTTTTTCCTTACCCCTTTGGCGCCGGAGGACCTAAGGCAATACCAAACGCCGTTTCCGACGCCGCACTCGCGCAAGGCGATACTCGCAGGACCACGCAATCTTCCTGTGGATGGCGAGCCAGCAAGCACTGTGGCATTCCTGGAACAGGCGGTAAACTGGCTCAATACGAGCGATACTCCCAAGCTACTGCTGACATTCAAACCTGGTTTTCTACTCACCGATGCCATATTGAAGTGGAGTCAGGTTACCATCCGTAATTTGGAAATAGAAGCAGCAGGCGCTGGGATCCATTTCGTACAAGAAGAGCAACCCGAGACGATCGCACGCCTCCTGGATGCATGGCTAACACGCATTGCAGGAAATTAG
- a CDS encoding peroxidase-related enzyme (This protein belongs to a clade of uncharacterized proteins related to peroxidases such as the alkylhydroperoxidase AhpD.), whose product MSQATAPHSVTSSPVSTGQLEEPISRLRVPTEDELPQKLRDIHMRIRKKFGFVPNFLTALSANPGTALRIMAFYEHLFDQSNSHLSASERELIAVVTSVATGCSYCVFNHRPALAAALGDRVLADRIARNHNDVTLAPRERALADLAQKLAATPHSVGSDDFARLRAIGFSEPAILEVLEVSAFFSYGNRLTIALNVLPDPQFFVSA is encoded by the coding sequence ATGAGCCAGGCAACAGCGCCCCATTCCGTCACTTCATCTCCCGTATCGACCGGGCAGTTGGAAGAGCCCATTTCGCGTCTTCGCGTTCCGACAGAGGACGAACTGCCCCAGAAATTGCGCGACATCCATATGAGGATTCGAAAGAAGTTCGGTTTTGTCCCGAATTTCCTGACGGCGCTGTCTGCCAATCCGGGTACCGCTCTGCGTATTATGGCCTTCTATGAGCACCTGTTCGACCAGAGCAACAGCCATCTCAGCGCATCCGAGCGTGAGTTGATCGCAGTCGTGACGTCTGTAGCGACAGGCTGCAGCTATTGCGTGTTCAACCACCGCCCGGCGTTGGCAGCCGCCCTTGGAGATCGTGTGTTGGCGGACCGGATTGCTCGAAACCATAATGATGTGACGTTGGCACCACGCGAGCGAGCGCTGGCCGATTTGGCGCAGAAGCTGGCCGCTACGCCCCATAGTGTGGGCAGTGACGACTTCGCCCGGCTCCGAGCGATTGGCTTCAGCGAACCCGCGATTCTGGAGGTGCTGGAAGTCTCTGCTTTCTTCTCCTACGGCAATCGTTTGACCATAGCATTGAACGTGCTTCCCGACCCTCAGTTCTTCGTTTCGGCTTGA